In Dietzia sp. ANT_WB102, the sequence GACCAAGCAGGCCACACATGCGTCGGGTACCTCGTCCATCGTCGTCGGGGCGTCAGCGGTGACCCGCCCGCGCGGGTCGCGACGCGATCGAATACTACTGGTCCGCGCTGGCCCTCCCGCCTCCCGCGGACGGCGCGGGGGGCTTCCGGGTGAATTGCCGGACCCGCGGCTGCCATTCTGAGAGCCGTGGTCTACTCTTTTAAGGTGTCCCGGCCACGTGGCCGGTGCCGCTGATCAGGAAGGCGTGATGGTGGAACAGCGTGACGGGCGTCGTCGGACGCGCAGAGCGACACTCGCGGTGTCTCTCGGCACATTGGGCTTGCTGTTGTCCGGTTGTAGCCTCCACACCGACAACAAGTGGTGGAACCAGACGATCAACTTCGGGTTCCCGAACGGGATCACCCCGGAGGGCATTGCGATCCGCGAGTTCTGGACGGGCACCGTCGTCACTTCGCTGATCGTCGGCGTCTTCGTGTGGGGCCTGATTTTCTGGTCGATGGCCTTCCATCGCAAGCGGAAGAACGACGACGGCGAGTTCCCGCGTCAGACCGCGTACAACGTGCCGCTGGAGCTGATCTACACGGCTGTGCCGTTCGTGATCATCTCCGTGCTCTTCTACTTCACCGTGGTCACGCAGAACAAGGTTCTTGATCTCCGTCCGGAGGAGGAGGTCGGCGTCAAGGTCGACGTCACCGCATTCCAATGGAACTGGAAGTTCGGTTACAACAAGGTCGACGTCGCGGGTGTCAGCATCGAGGACGGCACCAACTACGAGGCGCAGCGCGCGGCCGAGGAGGCCGGTGTGCTCTCCGACGAGCAGCGGGCGGCCCTCGGGCACGAGGGTGAGCTCGCCGCCGGTGGCCCGATCCATGGCCGTCTCGCCGAGGACAAGTCGTACCTGCACTTCAACAACATCGAGACTGTCGGAACCTCCGAAGAGGTCCCAGTGCTGGTGGTGCCGACCGGCACCCGAATCGAGTTCCGACTCGCGGCTGCCGACGTGGTCCATTCCTTCTGGATCCCCGAATTCGTCTACAAGCTTGACGTCATGCCGAACCCGGCCAGGAACCAGCAGCTGAGCATGTTCCAGATCGAGGAGATCGAGCGCGAGGGCGCTTTCGTCGGGCGGTGTGCCGAGATGTGCGGCATCTACCACGCGATGATGAACTTCGAACTGCGTGCTGTATCGCCCGAGGACTTCGCGGCGTACATCGCGTTCCGTCAGGACAACCCGACTGCGAGCAACGCTCAGGCGCTGGAGTCGATCGGCCAGGAGCCGTACGCGACCTCGACTGCACCGTTCAAGACCGGCCGCAGCGATACCCGTGACCAGAACAACATCATCGAGACCGCGTCGGGCAACTGACGGCTCTCCCGGTATCACGCGAAGGATTCCTGAACGATGAACGCAACAGTACGAATTTTCGACGCCCTGTTTATCTTCCTGGGTGTCCTAGGTATCGGGTATGCGTACCTCACCGGTACATCGCGGACGGGCGTCGAGTGGGTGGGCACGACCGCCTTTATCCTCTCGTCCGGCCTGGCCCTGCTGATCGGCGGTTACCTCAGGTTCGTGGCGCGGCGCATCAGTACCCTGCCCGAGGACTTCGAGGAGGCCGAGGTTTCGGACGGCGCAGGTGAGCTGGGCTTCTTTAGCCCGCACAGCTTCTGGCCGGTGCTCGTGGCCTTCTCGGTGTGCATCGTCGGCTACGGTGCGGCGTTCTGGAACTGGTGGGTGCTGATCGGTGGCGCCACCTCCCTCATCATCTGCGCTTCTGGCCTGGTCTTCGAATACCACTGGGGTCGCGAGAAGCACTGACCTCCTCATCGCCTTCGGCAAGGGCCCGGCGTCGCACACCGCGACGCCGGGCCCTTTCGTTGTTGTCGGGGGCCAGGGGCGTCGTGAAGGCGCGGCCGGCGTCGGCATTGTCGCCGCTGTGTTCGGTGCGCTCGGCGTCCAAGTGCCGCCCCCTCCCGCCTGCGGACGGTCGCCCGCCACCGCAGTCACTCGATCGTGTGTTGGATAGGGCAAACGCGAGCAAGACGGTCCGGCACTCTAACCTTCTCGGCCGTTAAGCCGGTCGCCAACTCACACGGGCCCCGTCCGCTGGGAGCGGACGGGGCCCGTGTGAGTTGGTCAGGGGACCGCGGGGGCTACAAGCCCATGTCCTTGGCGATGATGGACTTCATGACCTCGTTGGTGCCACCGTAGATGCGGTTGACACGGTTGTCCGAATACAGCCGGGCGATCGGGTATTCGTTCATGAAGCCGTAGCCGCCGTGCAGCTGAAGGCAACGGTCGATGACCTCGGCGGCGACTTCGGTGCAGAACAACTTGGCTGAAGCCGCCTCCGCAGCAGTTAGTTCGCCGGCGTCCAGCGCCTCGAGTGCGCGGTCGGCGACTGCCTGCGCGGCATCGACCTTGGCCTGGCAGGCGGCCAACTCGAACTTGGTGTTCTGGAATTCGGCGACCTGCTTGCCGAACACGGTCCGCTGCTGCGTGTACTCCTTGGCGAAGCGCACCGCCGCCGCGGCCTGGGCGTAGGCGCCATAGGCGATGCCCCAACGCTCGGACGGCAGGTTCTGGCCGAGGTAGTAGAAGCCGCGGTTTTCCTCACCGAGCAGGTCCTCGACCGGCACCTTCACGTCCGTGAAGGACAACTCGGCGGTGTCGGAGGTCTTGAGGCCGACCTTGTCGAGCTTGCGACCCACCGCGTAACCCTCGAGCTTGGTGTCGACTGCGAGCAGTGAGATGCCGAACCGGCGGTCGTCCTCGCGCGGTGGAGCGGTGCGGGCGCACACGATCACGCGGTCGGCGTGCACGCCGCCGGTGATGAAGGTCTTGGCCCCGTTGAGGACGTAGTGCGTGCCGTCCTCGGAGAGCTTGGCGGTGCTCTTCATCCCGGCCAGATCCGACCCCGTGCCAGGCTCGGTCATAGCCAGTGCCCACATCTCCTCGCCAGAGACGAACTTGGGCAGGTAACGCTGCTTTTGCTCCTCTGTTGCCAAGGCCTTGATGTAGGGCAGTCCGAGAAGGACGTGGACGTTCGAGCCGCCGAAGTTCACGCCAGCCCGGGCGATCTCCTCGGCCTGGATCGCCTCAAACTTGTGGGAGTTGATACCGGCGCCGCCGTACTCCTCGTCGACGTTGATGCCGAAAAGGCCGAGATCGGCGAGTTTGTAGTAAAACTCGCGAGGGACGATGCCGGCCTCGAACCAGTCTTGGAAGTGGGGTGTCACCTCGGACTCGATGAAGTCGCGGAGCGTCTGGCGGAAGGCTTCGTGGTCTTCGTTGAACACAGTGCGGAGCAAGTGCGTGCCTTTCCCTGGGACGACCCGCTCCGGAGCGGCCCACCGTGCCGGAGGGGAGGGGAGGGGGACGTCGTGGTGAGTGGACTTCTACTGACCAGTAGCATACAAGAACGTGGGCTATGCCACCTGATCCGCAATTCTTCCCGGCGGACGGATTAGTGGTCCCGGGGAGTGAATTCCAAACCGTCGTCGGCGACGATCCGGATCGGTCCCCTCACGTCGGATCCGCTGACCCGCTCACCGCGCTGCGTCACCGCGACAACGCCGTCGTCGCAGAGTTCGAAGGCCACCTCCCTCGCCGTGGGCATGAGGTCACGCCACTCGGCGCCGCCGACCGCCCGCGCCGCGTCAGACGGACAGGTTGAGCCATCCCCCCGCGAGCGCAGGAGCGTCCTGATCGTCGCGGCGATGCGGTCGCGAGTCCCCTCGTCTGTCGGTTCCCACCACGGGGTGCCGCGCTCTCCGAGTGCGACCTTGGCGTCGTTCACCATGACGCGCGCGGCGTCACCCTCGATCTTGACTAACCGACGACCGGTCATGAGCGCGGCGACGAGTTCGGAGCGCAACTTGTCCGGTATCGAGGGGTCCGTGGCCCGCCATCGACGTCCTCTGACCACGATGTAGTGGCCGTCCTCAGTGTGCTCCACGTCCCCGCCCCGGCTGGCGTCCCCATTGGCATCGGTCATTCTTCGATTCTGCACTCGATCGTCCGCGCCCCCACCGATCGGGAACGAAGGTACCGCCGCGAGGGGCGGTGTTAGTGTCACTAAGGGAAGTGGAACGTGTTCCACTGGAGATGACCAACAGAAGACTAGGGGCTCCCGTGACGGCGCAGGACAGCACATTTGACGAGGAATTCGACGTGGTGGTCGTGGGATCGGGGGTGGCCGCCCTTTTCGGCGCCGCGTCAGCCGCAGCCCGCGGACTGTCGACCTGCCTGATCGAGAAGACCGACCGCTTCGGCGGGACCTCCGCGTACTCCGGCGGCGCCGTGTGGCTTCCCGGCAACTCCGTGCTTGCCCGAGACGGGGTTGAGGACTCCGTGGAACGCGGGCGCACGTACTTCCGTGCTGTGGTCGGCGACCGTACCGCCGCGGATGTCCAGGACGCATTCCTCAACACCGGACCGCTGGTCGTCGACTTCCTTCAGGATGAGTTGGGTATCCCCACACGATTTCAGGCGTTCCCCGACTATTTCGACGCCCCGGGTCGCCAGGAACTAGGTCGCAGCATCTACCCCAAGCCGATCAAAGGCGAGGAGGTCGGGGACCGGGTGACCGACATTCGACGCCCGGTGCCCGCCGACCAGTTCGGTGCGGACGAGGACACCACCAGGCTTGAGGGCGGACGGGCCTGGGTGGCCCGACTCGTGCTCGCCCTGGACGCGCTGGACGCCGCCGAGACACGCTTGAACACCGCCGCCGACGAGCTGGTCCGCGACGCCGAGGGGCGCGTGGTCGGGGTGGTCGTGCATGGCGACTCCGGCCGTCAGGTGCTGGGAGCACGCCGCGGGGTACTGGTCGCGGCAGGCGGATTCGAGCGCTCGTCCGACCTTCGTCAGCGCTGGCAGGACATGCCGACCGCGGACTGGTCCTCGTCCCACCCCGATACGGGCTCCGGCGACGCCGTCCGCATGTTCGAGGAGGTCGGGGCCAAGCTGGACCTGCTCGACCAGTCCTGGTGGTGCCCCGCCACCCTGTTTCCCAACGGGCACGCCGCCTTCACCCTGGGTTTCCGTTCCGGGCTGATCGTCGACGGAACCGGAAAGCGGTTCGCCAACGAACTCCTGCCGTACGACCAGATGGGCCGGAAGATGCGGGCCCGCATGGCAGACGGAGCCGGCGACGAGTTCTGGCTCGTGTTCGACGACGCGGAGGCCGGCGGATACCCGGCGATCTGCATTCCCGCACCCGAGCCCGACGAGCTGCGAAATGCCGGTCTATGGCACACCGCCGGATCCGTCGAGGAGCTGGCCGACGCCACCGGGCTCGACCCGGTAGCGCTGCGCGAGAGCGTAGATCGCTTCAACGGCTTCGCCGAGCAGGGCAGGGATTCCGACTTCGCACGCGGGGAGGACCCCTACGGGCGGTTCTTCCTGGGCGCCTCGACGCCCGAACAATGCCTGCGTCCGGTTGGCGGGGACCGACTCCACGCCGTCCGGCTCGTCCTTGGCGACCTCGGCACCAAGGGCGGCGCGGTGATCGACTCGAACGGCGCCGCGCTCGATGCCGACGGCCACCCCATCCCGGGCCTCTACGCCGCTGGCAACTCGTCGGCGTCGGTATCGGGGGAGGCCTATCCGGGCCCGGGCGTTCCGCTGGGATCCGGGATGGCCATGGCGTACCGGGCGGTGGCCGACATGGCCGGCCAGCCCCTGCCTATCGCTCCGTAAGCTGCGGGCGGACACTGGCCCCCGGGGTCAGTGTCCGGCCCAGTCGAGGAAATCGGCGGCGGTGAGGACCGGGGTGCCCCACTTGTGGGCCGCCCGCGCCTTGACCGATTGGCTGCCGGCTTCGGCGACCACCAGGGCATCGCATCGGCTTTTGGTTACAGCGCCCACGGGGACCAGGTGGTGACGGGCGGCGAGAGCCTCCATCTCCTCTCGCGAGACGAGGACTCCGGAGGAATCCAGGGCGCTGCCGGAGAAACAGACCCGCGCCCCGGGTCGAAGTATGTCGGCGGGTCCGGCCGTTGGCGGTACCTCCAGCCCCCGGGTCAGGTCAGTGCCCACGATCCGCGAGGTCATTCGCAGCCGGTCGATCACGTCAGCGGTCATCGGCACCCGTTGCGCTGCGAGGCGGATCTGCTCGGCGACGAGCTCGCGCGCCCCGGCGACGAGATCGCGGTCGCCAGGGGTGACGAGCCCGTCGTCGTCGCCGCCGATGCCCGGTCGCCCGTCGCGGACCGGACGGTCCAGCAGCGCGGCACCCACGTCGGCGCTGATCGCGAGGACCGCCGACAGCTGGGGGAGCGCCGTTGAGGTTGGCGGTCGAACGTCTGTGTCACGACTGAGCAGGTAACTGACCGGCGCTTCGTCG encodes:
- a CDS encoding cytochrome c oxidase subunit II, translated to MVEQRDGRRRTRRATLAVSLGTLGLLLSGCSLHTDNKWWNQTINFGFPNGITPEGIAIREFWTGTVVTSLIVGVFVWGLIFWSMAFHRKRKNDDGEFPRQTAYNVPLELIYTAVPFVIISVLFYFTVVTQNKVLDLRPEEEVGVKVDVTAFQWNWKFGYNKVDVAGVSIEDGTNYEAQRAAEEAGVLSDEQRAALGHEGELAAGGPIHGRLAEDKSYLHFNNIETVGTSEEVPVLVVPTGTRIEFRLAAADVVHSFWIPEFVYKLDVMPNPARNQQLSMFQIEEIEREGAFVGRCAEMCGIYHAMMNFELRAVSPEDFAAYIAFRQDNPTASNAQALESIGQEPYATSTAPFKTGRSDTRDQNNIIETASGN
- a CDS encoding cytochrome c oxidase subunit 4, which produces MNATVRIFDALFIFLGVLGIGYAYLTGTSRTGVEWVGTTAFILSSGLALLIGGYLRFVARRISTLPEDFEEAEVSDGAGELGFFSPHSFWPVLVAFSVCIVGYGAAFWNWWVLIGGATSLIICASGLVFEYHWGREKH
- a CDS encoding acyl-CoA dehydrogenase family protein codes for the protein MLRTVFNEDHEAFRQTLRDFIESEVTPHFQDWFEAGIVPREFYYKLADLGLFGINVDEEYGGAGINSHKFEAIQAEEIARAGVNFGGSNVHVLLGLPYIKALATEEQKQRYLPKFVSGEEMWALAMTEPGTGSDLAGMKSTAKLSEDGTHYVLNGAKTFITGGVHADRVIVCARTAPPREDDRRFGISLLAVDTKLEGYAVGRKLDKVGLKTSDTAELSFTDVKVPVEDLLGEENRGFYYLGQNLPSERWGIAYGAYAQAAAAVRFAKEYTQQRTVFGKQVAEFQNTKFELAACQAKVDAAQAVADRALEALDAGELTAAEAASAKLFCTEVAAEVIDRCLQLHGGYGFMNEYPIARLYSDNRVNRIYGGTNEVMKSIIAKDMGL
- a CDS encoding DUF3253 domain-containing protein — protein: MTDANGDASRGGDVEHTEDGHYIVVRGRRWRATDPSIPDKLRSELVAALMTGRRLVKIEGDAARVMVNDAKVALGERGTPWWEPTDEGTRDRIAATIRTLLRSRGDGSTCPSDAARAVGGAEWRDLMPTAREVAFELCDDGVVAVTQRGERVSGSDVRGPIRIVADDGLEFTPRDH
- a CDS encoding FAD-dependent oxidoreductase, which translates into the protein MTAQDSTFDEEFDVVVVGSGVAALFGAASAAARGLSTCLIEKTDRFGGTSAYSGGAVWLPGNSVLARDGVEDSVERGRTYFRAVVGDRTAADVQDAFLNTGPLVVDFLQDELGIPTRFQAFPDYFDAPGRQELGRSIYPKPIKGEEVGDRVTDIRRPVPADQFGADEDTTRLEGGRAWVARLVLALDALDAAETRLNTAADELVRDAEGRVVGVVVHGDSGRQVLGARRGVLVAAGGFERSSDLRQRWQDMPTADWSSSHPDTGSGDAVRMFEEVGAKLDLLDQSWWCPATLFPNGHAAFTLGFRSGLIVDGTGKRFANELLPYDQMGRKMRARMADGAGDEFWLVFDDAEAGGYPAICIPAPEPDELRNAGLWHTAGSVEELADATGLDPVALRESVDRFNGFAEQGRDSDFARGEDPYGRFFLGASTPEQCLRPVGGDRLHAVRLVLGDLGTKGGAVIDSNGAALDADGHPIPGLYAAGNSSASVSGEAYPGPGVPLGSGMAMAYRAVADMAGQPLPIAP